In Trifolium pratense cultivar HEN17-A07 linkage group LG7, ARS_RC_1.1, whole genome shotgun sequence, a genomic segment contains:
- the LOC123896784 gene encoding amidophosphoribosyltransferase, chloroplastic-like: MAAPYLSYSSSLSNPKLSFSSYSPFKYSTTTNPSFFLNKTLLNKNSSHNNTITLSHSHKYKTLSPCSNINNTFSFDDDDEKPREECGVVGIYGDPEASRLSYLALHALQHRGQEGAGIVAVNDDKVLQTITGVGLVSEVFNDTNLRQLPGTLAIGHVRYSTAGQSMLKNVQPFVAGYRFGSVGVAHNGNFVNYRSLRNELEESGSIFNTTSDTEVLLHLIAISTHRPFIARVIDACEKVKGAYSIVFITEDKLVAVRDPYGFRPLVMGRRSNGSIVFASETCALDLIEATYEREVYPGEVLVVDKNGVQSHCLVSHPEPKQCIFEHIYFSLPNSVVFGKSVYESRRLFGEILATESPVDCDVVIAVPDSGVVAALGYAAKAGVPFQQGLIRSHYVGRTFIEPSQKIRDFGVKLKLSPVRAVLEGKRVVVVDDSIVRGTTSSKIVRLLKEAGAKEVHMRIACPPIIGSCYYGVDTPSSKELISNRMSVEDIKEFIGCDSLAFLPLDSLKKLLANDSSNFCYACFTGKYPVDPNDGPFDLKEGKKENTKPINEMEIVGI; the protein is encoded by the coding sequence atggcAGCACCGTATCTCTCTTACTCTTCTTCCCTCTCTAACCCTAaactctctttttcttcttattcaCCTTTCAAATATTCAACCACCACTAACCCTTCTTTTTTCCTCAACAAAACTCTTCTCAATAAAAACTCAAGCCACAACAACACAATAACACTTTCTCACTCCCACAAATATAAAACACTTTCTCCATGCAGCAATATCAACAACACATTCTCATTCGATGATGACGACGAAAAGCCTCGTGAAGAATGCGGCGTTGTTGGAATATACGGCGATCCAGAAGCTTCTCGTCTCTCTTATCTGGCTCTCCATGCTCTTCAACACCGTGGTCAAGAAGGTGCTGGTATCGTAGCCGTCAACGATGATAAAGTCCTTCAAACCATTACCGGCGTTGGTCTTGTTTCCGAAGTTTTCAACGACACCAATCTCCGTCAATTACCAGGAACCTTAGCCATCGGTCATGTTCGTTACTCAACTGCAGGACAATCTATGCTCAAAAACGTTCAACCTTTTGTTGCAGGTTACAGGTTTGGTTCAGTTGGTGTTGCTCATAAtggaaattttgttaattaccGTTCTTTAAGAAATGAACTTGAAGAATCTGGTTCAATTTTCAATACTACTTCTGATACTGAAGTTTTACTTCATCTTATTGCAATTTCAACTCATAGACCTTTTATAGCTAGAGTTATTGATGCTTGTGAAAAAGTTAAAGGTGCTTATTCAATTGTGTTTATTACTGAAGATAAACTTGTTGCTGTTAGAGATCCTTACGGTTTTCGACCTTTGGTTATGGGAAGAAGAAGTAACGGTTCTATTGTTTTTGCTTCTGAAACATGTGCTCTTGATTTGATTGAAGCTACTTATGAAAGAGAGGTTTATCCTGGTGAAGTTTTGGTTGTGGACAAAAATGGTGTTCAATCTCATTGTCTTGTTTCTCATCCAGAACCAAAACAATGTATTTTTgaacatatttatttttcactGCCAAATTCTGTTGTTTTTGGGAAATCTGTTTATGAATCAAGAAGATTGTTTGGTGAAATATTGGCTACTGAGAGTCCTGTTGATTGTGATGTTGTGATAGCTGTTCCTGATTCTGGTGTTGTTGCTGCACTTGGTTATGCTGCAAAAGCTGGTGTTCCTTTTCAACAAGGGTTGATTAGGTCACACTATGTTGGTAGAACTTTCATTGAGCCATCACAGAAGATTAGAGATTTTGGTGTTAAGTTGAAGCTTTCGCCGGTTCGCGCTGTTCTTGAAGGGAAAAGagttgtggttgttgatgatTCAATTGTGAGAGGAACAACATCATCTAAAATTGTGAGGCTGTTAAAAGAAGCTGGTGCTAAAGAAGTTCATATGAGGATTGCATGTCCACCAATTATTGGGTCTTGTTATTATGGTGTGGATACACCTAGCTCAAAAGAGTTGATATCTAATAGGATGAGTGTGGAAGATATAAAAGAGTTTATTGGTTGTGATTCACTTGCTTTTCTACCTCTTGATAGTTTGAAGAAATTGTTGGCTAATGATTCTTCTAATTTCTGTTATGCATGTTTCACCGGGAAATATCCTGTTGATCCTAATGATGGTCCGTTTGATTTGAAGGAAGGAAAGAAGGAAAACACGAAACCGATAAATGAGATGGAGATTGTTGGAATTTGA
- the LOC123896786 gene encoding tRNA-dihydrouridine(47) synthase [NAD(P)(+)]-like, protein MDGGENDSHQGSSLVIHQTTEQLIARCIAPVKKDFIRPPPDRTTSSQNDTVSIPNDKPPLLAKEKKSKRQLKRERRQDQKSTKNLCPEISKSGDVNSCRYQDKCRFSHDIEAFKAQKPDDLEGECPFLKSEGSCPYGLSCRFLSTHEEGKPLSSNGLEKRSEVNGFSKDVQKLLWKNKMTYPKADAKLKALGLFSKPKVNNLGNKDGDDKCVQSEENGSGAVTSELENNDGVDKCHLSDDDGLCGVAADSGSKLECSAEVKKDDDITRELESDIICPLKRRKTEENCEDVETENEGVSVVDQNVDGSCIKSEPEAGPEAIAPETDLSLKLHSREKKLIDFREKLYLAPLTTVGNLPFRRVCKVLGADVTCGEMAMCTNLLQGQASEWALLRRHSSEELFGVQICGAYPDTVARTVELIEKECTVDFIDINMGCPIDIVVNKGAGSALLTKPMRMKSVVEVASGTVDIPITIKVRTAYFEGKNRIDSLIADFSSWGASAVTIHGRSRQQRYSKLADWDYVYQCTKKAPNNLQVVGNGDVFSFVDWNNHKTECPELATCMIARGALIKPWLFTEIKEQRHWDISSGERLNIFKDFVHFGLQHWGSDTKGVETTRRFLLEWLSYTCRYIPVGLLEVVPQRINWRPPSYYGRDDLETLMASDSAADWVRLSEMLLGKVPEGFTFAPKHKSNAYDRAENG, encoded by the exons ATGGACGGCGGCGAGAACGATTCTCACCAGGGAAGTTCGTTAGTGATTCATCAAACCACCGAACAACTCATCGCCAGGTGCATAGCTCCCGTAAAAAAGGACTTCATTCGTCCACCTCCTGATCGAACAACTTCCTCTCAAAACGACACCGTTTCCATCCCAAACGATAAACCTCCTCTTCTCGCCAAGGAGAAGAAATCTAAACGCCAACTCAAACGCGAACGTCGTCAG GaccaaaaatcaacaaaaaatctaTGTCCAGAAATTTCAAAGTCTGGTGATGTTAATTCGTGTCGTTATCAAGATAAGTGTCGATTCAGTCATGATATTGAAGCCTTCAAGGCACAG AAACCGGATGATTTGGAAGGTGAATGTCCTTTCTTGAAATCCGAAGGTTCTTGCCCTTATGGATTATCATGTAGATTTTTAAGTACTCATGAAGAGGGTAAGCCATTATCTTCTAATGGATTGGAGAAAAGGTCTGAAGTTAATGGTTTTAGCAAAGATGTTCAAAAGCTtttatggaaaaataaaatgaccTACCCCAAAGCTGATGCTAAACTCAAAGCTCTTGGCCTCTTT AGTAAGCCAAAAGTGAATAACTTGGGAAACAAAGATGGTGATGACAAATGTGTTCAGTCTGAGGAAAATGGCTCTGGTGCGGTTACATCTGAATTGGAAAACAATGATGGCGTTGACAAATGCCATCTGTCTGATGATGATGGCTTGTGCGGGGTTGCCGCTGACTCAGGTTCTAAGTTAGAATGTTCTGCAGAAGTTAAAAAAGACGATGACATTACCAGAGAACTTGAATCTGATATAATCTGTCCCCTAAAGAGAAGAAAAACTGAAGAAAATTGTGAAGATGTTGAGACAGAAAATGAAG GTGTGAGTGTTGTTGACCAAAATGTTGATGGAAGCTGCATAAAATCTGAACCAGAGGCAGGACCTGAAGCTATAGCCCCAGAAACTGATCTAAGCTTGAAGTTGCACTCACGTGAAAAGAAGCTTATTGATTTCAGGGAGAAGTTGTATCTTGCACCCTTGACCACTGTTGGAAATCTCCCCTTCCGGAGAGTTTGCAAAGTATTAGGAGCTGATGTAACATGTGGTGAAATGGCAATGTGCACAAATCTTTTGCAG GGTCAAGCTTCAGAATGGGCATTGCTGAGACGCCATTCATCTGAAGAGTTATTTGGTGTACAAATCTGTGGTGCATATCCAGATACTGTGGCGCGGACAGTTGAACTAATAGAAAAGGAATGTACAGTAGATTTCATTGATATAAATATGGGTTGTCCTATTGACATTGTTGTGAATAAGGGTGCTGGATCAGCTCTTCTTACAAAACCAATGCGCATGAAAAGTGTTGTAGAAGTAGCTTCAGGAACAGTCGATATACCAATAACTATCAAG GTACGGACAGCTTATTTTGAAGGGAAGAATCGTATTGACTCTCTGATAGCAGACTTTAGCTCTTGGGGAGCTAGTGCAGTGACAATACATGGCAGGTCACGGCAACAACGCTATAGCAAGCTTGCTGATTGGGATTATGTATATCAGTGTACCAAGAAAGCGCCTAATAATTTGCAAGTAGTGGGTAATGGAGATGTTTTTTCATTTGTAGACTGGAACAACCACAAAACTGAATGCCCTGAACTTGCTACGTGCATGATTGCCCGTGGTGCACTTATTAAA CCTTGGTTATTTACGGAGATAAAGGAACAAAGACATTGGGATATCAGTTCTGGTGAGCGGCTAAATATTTTCAAAGATTTTGTGCATTTTGGTCTTCAACATTGGGGTTCAGATACAAAAG GGGTGGAGACAACTAGGCGATTCTTGTTGGAATGGCTTAGCTATACTTGTAGGTACATACCTGTTGGTCTTTTGGAAGTGGTTCCACAACGAATAAATTGGCGTCCACCATCTTACTATGGGCGTGATGACCTTGAGACACTGATGGCTTCAGACTCTGCAGCTGACTGG GTACGTTTATCAGAAATGTTACTTGGCAAAGTTCCAGAAGGCTTTACTTTTGCACCGAAGCATAAATCAAATGCGTACGATAGAGCCGAAAATGGTTAA
- the LOC123900131 gene encoding 30S ribosomal protein S31, mitochondrial: protein MASGGCSAMQRCSVAARWLIRGASTETPCASAGVAGPILCGRGDKKTKKGKRFKGSYGKSRPKRDQMIERMKDKLEVPRSTPWPLPFKLI, encoded by the coding sequence ATGGCGAGTGGTGGTTGTAGTGCGATGCAGCGGTGCAGTGTAGCTGCAAGGTGGTTAATAAGAGGAGCGTCGACGGAGACACCTTGTGCGTCTGCCGGAGTAGCAGGTCCAATATTATGTGGGCGTGGTGATAAAAAGACAAAGAAAGGAAAGAGATTCAAGGGCTCATATGGCAAATCTCGTCCAAAGAGAGATCAGATGATCGAGCGAATGAAAGATAAGCTCGAAGTTCCCAGGTCTACTCCTTGGCCTCTTCCTTTCAAGCTCATTTGA